GAAGCCGTCCGGCTGGCTGGCTATTCAGCCGCCTTGCCATTCGAGCATAGCTCTCATGGCCTTCTCAGCTAAAATCCCGCCACTGACAGGATTTTGCCTTTCAGGCCGCTTCCAAGTCAACCAGACCGCCGGCCCGCTCGATGAAGGCGATGATCTGATCGAGGCTTTCGTGCCGCAGCAGGTCGGTGAAGACATAGGGGCGGCCCTCGCGGACCTTGATGGTGTCGCTTTCCATGACCTCAAGGCTGGCCCCGACATAGGGCGCCAGGTCGGTATGGGTGATGATCAGCAGATCGGAGCGGGCGATGGCCGGCCCGCCCTTGCGGGGGATCTTTTCGCCCTGGGCCACCGAGATGACGTAGAGGGTGATGTCCGCCAGGTCGGGCGAGAAAGTCGCCGCCAGATTGTCGCCGCCGCTTTCGATCAGGATGATGTCGAGATCGGGAAACTTGCGGTTGAGATCGTCGATGGCCGCCAGGTTGAGCGAGGCATCCTCGCGGATGGCGGTATGCGGACAGCCGCCGGTTTCGACGCCGACAATGCGATCTTCGGAAATGGCCTGGGCGCGCGCCAGGATCAGCGCATCCTCGCGGGTATAGATGTCATTGGTGACCACGGCCATGGAGTAGCGGTCCCGCATGGCCTTGAGCAGGTTTTCGCACAAGGTGGTCTTGCCCGAGCCGACGGGGCCGCCGATGCCGATGCGAAGAGGTCCGTTTGGGCTTCTGGTGACGTTCATAGCAGCCTCAGGATCACGAGTAGGAGGAAGCCTGCGCCGAGCAGCAGGCAGAGCGGCGAATAGACCCGGCGGTCATTGAGCCGGAAATTGGGTTCGGGGGTTTTCTGCGCCCACCAGGATGTATAGCCGATGATGCCGCGCCCGAGGAACAGGGCGGCCAGGGGGATGCCGAGCAGGGTCAGCGCGACGCCGCCGCTGTCATGGTCGGCGAGGGCAAGCGCCAGCACCCCGGCCAGCAGCTTCCCCAGAGCGATCGCCAGAGAGATCCGCTTGCGCGGCATGTGCTGGATATCGCGGGTGCCGACCACGGTCTGGGCCAGCAGCTTTTCAGTGCGGATGGGCCAGGTCTGGCCGATCGACCAGATCAGGTGGGCCACGGACACCGCCAGCAGCAGGACAAACATCAGGGAGGCCAGCGGGATGCTCATGAGCGAAAAATCCTTGTCGTCAGCGTTTCATGGGCCATCTGGGCAATATCAGCGGCATAGGCAACCGCGCCAATATCGTCCAGTGCGGCATGCTGGCACAGATCGGCCATGGCGGCGATGTCACCTTCCAGCGCCGCCATGATCGCCAGGCCATCGGACTGACCGATCGGCACCAGGCGCACCGCGACCGAGACCTGGCTGTGCACGGTGGCGGTCAGGTAGGAGAGCAGCGTCGACTCCAGGTCGATGGCGTGGCCGGCGGCAATGGCGCCCACGGCGATGGGGTAGGGGCAGGGCTGCGGCAGATGCGCCAGGACCGGGGTGGGCCAGGCCTTGAGAGCCGTGGCGAACGCGGCGCCGGTGATGGTGGTTTCCTCGTGCCGTTCGCGGGCCGGGGTGAGCGCCAGGCAGAGATCGGCCAGCTCCCGCAGCGCGTGGGGATCGAAGCAGGCGCGATGGGCATGGGCGAGCAGGATGGCATCGGTGCGCAGGCTGCCATGGGTGAGCACGCTGCCGACCCATTGCCCGGTCGTGTCACGATCATGCACGGTGCCACTGAGAATCGCGGATTCCAGGCCTGCGGACCATGCGAAGGCGCCCACCGGGAATGCGGGGGACAGCCAGGTCAGCAGTTTCTGCAGGTCGGCAGGCGCGGTCATCGGGCGAGCAAAGCGTGGCCGGTATCGCCATGGCTGTGATAGGCGCCATGCTCGGCGAAAAACGGTTCGGTGACGTCGGCCACGGCGGCGCCCAGGCCTTCGAGCATGGTCTTTAGCACATGGTCGCGCTTGATGAGGATGCGGCCTTCCTCAAGCTGGGCGGAGGTGTGGCGATTGCCGATATGCCAGGCGAGGCGAACCAGATGGGCGGTGGAGCTGGCGTGGATGGCGTATAGCAGTTCGGGTGCCGCAACGATGGCGATGACTCGGCCATTGTCCAGCTCGAGGGCGCCATCGTGATCGAGGGTCACCGTGCTGGGAAAATCCACCATGACTTCGGTGCCGCCCGCGCAGGTCAGCAGCTTGCGGCGCAGGCGCCGTTCATCATGGGCCAGGGTGATGGTATCGAGCGGTGCGCCCCGGCCATGATGGGCGGGCAGGTGCGAGATGGCGCGGAGCATGTGCAATTCCTTGGGGCGAGCCCGGTGGTCAAAGGCTTCCCAACCTTGCACCTATTCTAGCTGCTCCAGCGCCCGGAATGAAGAGGCCGCGTCGCCCTAAATCAGCCCGCCGGCTCAAGGAATGTTGTTGATTTCCGAGCAGGTCAGGACGGGCTCGGCATCCGCGTCAAGGGTCGCGTCGAGCAGACTTGCCTCCACCCCCTTGGTGGTCCAGATCCATTTGCCGGCGGCATAGCGGACACCCGAGCCCGAGAGGACGGCGGCAAAGACCAGCGGTTGTGTTTCATCGGCCAGCGGCACTATGGCCAGGAAGTTGGGGGCCGCATTGATATAGGTGACCACGACTGGGGTTTCCGTGCCGCAATCGTAGCGCATGACGCGCTGATCGAAATCGCCGGACTGGGTGGTGATCGTCAGCTGCAGCGCGGTTTCGGCGGCTGTTGATGCGCCGGTCAGTGCGAGAGCGGAAAGGACGGTAGCAACAAGCAGTCTGGCTGGCATGGGTGAACTCCGTTTGGCTTGGGGCGATAAGAGCACAGGCAGGCGGCGGAATTGCGGAGGCCGGGGCGGACAGCATCAGCCGCCTGCGCCGGGAGGTCAAAGCTGGCTTGGGCCCTTGTC
This sequence is a window from Devosia beringensis. Protein-coding genes within it:
- a CDS encoding urease accessory protein UreF; its protein translation is MTAPADLQKLLTWLSPAFPVGAFAWSAGLESAILSGTVHDRDTTGQWVGSVLTHGSLRTDAILLAHAHRACFDPHALRELADLCLALTPARERHEETTITGAAFATALKAWPTPVLAHLPQPCPYPIAVGAIAAGHAIDLESTLLSYLTATVHSQVSVAVRLVPIGQSDGLAIMAALEGDIAAMADLCQHAALDDIGAVAYAADIAQMAHETLTTRIFRS
- a CDS encoding urease accessory protein UreE yields the protein MLRAISHLPAHHGRGAPLDTITLAHDERRLRRKLLTCAGGTEVMVDFPSTVTLDHDGALELDNGRVIAIVAAPELLYAIHASSTAHLVRLAWHIGNRHTSAQLEEGRILIKRDHVLKTMLEGLGAAVADVTEPFFAEHGAYHSHGDTGHALLAR
- the ureG gene encoding urease accessory protein UreG, which gives rise to MNVTRSPNGPLRIGIGGPVGSGKTTLCENLLKAMRDRYSMAVVTNDIYTREDALILARAQAISEDRIVGVETGGCPHTAIREDASLNLAAIDDLNRKFPDLDIILIESGGDNLAATFSPDLADITLYVISVAQGEKIPRKGGPAIARSDLLIITHTDLAPYVGASLEVMESDTIKVREGRPYVFTDLLRHESLDQIIAFIERAGGLVDLEAA
- a CDS encoding MliC family protein, which produces MPARLLVATVLSALALTGASTAAETALQLTITTQSGDFDQRVMRYDCGTETPVVVTYINAAPNFLAIVPLADETQPLVFAAVLSGSGVRYAAGKWIWTTKGVEASLLDATLDADAEPVLTCSEINNIP
- a CDS encoding DUF3995 domain-containing protein yields the protein MSIPLASLMFVLLLAVSVAHLIWSIGQTWPIRTEKLLAQTVVGTRDIQHMPRKRISLAIALGKLLAGVLALALADHDSGGVALTLLGIPLAALFLGRGIIGYTSWWAQKTPEPNFRLNDRRVYSPLCLLLGAGFLLLVILRLL